The proteins below come from a single Saimiri boliviensis isolate mSaiBol1 chromosome 16, mSaiBol1.pri, whole genome shotgun sequence genomic window:
- the LOC101028422 gene encoding putative ribosomal protein uL13-like: MHYHLRPPMDPPQWGGWVSLGAPLSRPALCHPTGMLPHKTKRGQTALDRLKVFDGIPPPYDKKKRMVVPAALKVVRLKPTRKFADLGRLAHEVGWKYQAVTATLEEKRKEKAKIHYRKKKQLMRLRKQAEKNVEKKIDKYTEVLKTHGLLV; the protein is encoded by the coding sequence ATGCACTACCATCTGAGGCCACCCATGGACCCGCCTCAGTGGGGAGGGTGGGTGTCCTTAGGAGCCCCTCTGAGCAGGCCTGCTCTCTGTCACCCCACAGGCATGCTGCCCCACAAGACCAAGCGAGGCCAGACCGCCTTGGACCGCCTCAAGGTGTTTGACGGCATCCCACCGCCCTATGACAAGAAAAAGCGGATGGTGGTTCCTGCGGCCCTCAAGGTCGTGCGTCTGAAGCCTACAAGGAAGTTTGCCGATCTGGGCCGCCTAGCTCACGAGGTTGGCTGGAAGTACCAGGCAGTGACAGCCACcctggaggagaagaggaaggagaaagccaaGATCCACTACCGGAAGAAGAAACAGCTCATGAGGCTACGGAAACAAGCCGAGAAGAACGTGGAgaagaaaattgacaaatacaCAGAGGTCCTCAAGACCCATGGACTCCTGGTCTGA